In Ooceraea biroi isolate clonal line C1 chromosome 1, Obir_v5.4, whole genome shotgun sequence, the genomic stretch TCCACCCGGGAAATAAATCTCAGCAACGCGACGGCGATAAAAATACGCGTGACGCGGAGCTCTCGCTTGATAAATATTCCCCGTGAATATTTTATCTGCTAGGACTACTTTCTCTATAAatgcatatatgtgtgtagGTACGGAGGAACTTTCTCGGAGAACCGACGCACGAAGTCGGCGATAGAGTTTCGGAGCCACTGCGTTTCGGAACAGCGCGGAAAGAGTATACCGCACATTCACCAATGTCGCAAGGAGTGACTCTCGGAACTTTTTCAATGGTGAATCTGCAATTAAAGACACGCGAGCGCAGTAACTCGGTATTTATTACTATGCATTGTGATAAAAAGGGAGGGTGGCAAACTTATGAACAATCAACAATCGACAATCCTCACGCGAGCCGCGCGGGACACCGAGAAGACAATTTGCGGCGAGgtgcaatattataaattacgcaTGTGCATTAATCATCGCTCGCGCGTCACTTTGTCCCCTTGAGATAATTCCCAAGAGAGGTGCCGGCCGAACAATTAAAGATTTACGCATCATCGTGCGGCTCGCCGTGTCTGGATCTGGAAACGATGACAAAACTTTTCTCGGATGCTTGTAAACACGTCGACGACGTGATTACTCACGGATGTCGCCGCGCAGCGGGGTGACTTATACTTTTCCGCGGAACTGCGTTACATAAAAGTACCACCGCCGGCGAGAATTCCGCACGGAATGGTCACGAGAAGCGTGCGTGCCGCTCGCTCGCCTTCTCGCTCGTTCCATCGCCTCGTCGCGGTTACATTGTACCACTAAGAAATACGGAAGCGCTTAGAAATGAGAGGAGGGGGGGAGGATgacagatttattatattcctgCTCGCGAGGATCGCTTCTGAGACGCGAGGATGGAAGGCCTATATATTACGGTGGACAAGATGGCAACTGTGCGAGACGATGATTTCGTGGAGACAAAACGGTGGAACGAGAGCTGGGAAATGAATCTGTCATTTCGCCTGGGTGTTGTcgcgatttttctgtttttttttttctctttttttctcttctttttttgttttatggAAACGCTGATGTATTTCAGGCGGAAACGTCGGGATTTAATGACGTCATCTGTCGATAACAGCAGGAAATAcacgaaattaaaataacagatGGTTGTCGCGGTGATTAGGTGGTCACTAACACTCGGTAAATGTCTGTTCGCATTTCGTAAGTCGCTCGGCAGTCCATAAATCTTACGCTCGCCACGTCGTGGCCGGTCCGTGCTCAAAACGTGGAGAATAGAATGagaatagatataaaaatagataaatgaaTGATACCAACGATATCTCTAGGCAAAACGCATTCTATTCGTACACAGACGCGCATGGAAATCGactttatgattttttaactttttcagGAGGAAAAtcgactttttttatttttattgaatattattctcatttttatGATCAAATAGCGAATTCGCGTTCCATTTAGAAAACAAcgcaacaaaaaaaaacataacgTTGATCCATTTCGCAAAAATTGcttctctttttaattacgAGCATTTATATGACTGATCGTGCGAGATGCTCGCGCTTCCTCCGCGTCGCGCTCGCAGGCAGGCAGAGGTATGACGTGAACGCCTAGTCACGCCGAATGTCTCGACGCGATCGAGCCTTTAAAGTCGTGCCAGTATCCGAAGGAGACAACGGCGATCTCGTTGCGCAAAAGCCGCGACTTTCACTGgccaccgcgcgcgcgactacgCGGGCGTGTGCCCTTGCTgcgcgccgccgcgccgtgcgtgcgtgcgtgtcgcGTTGCGTATCGATGGACGTACATATGAGCAGGATAAGATATAAACCGGCGGATTAGGGGCTCGAAAGGGGAGAAAAAACGTGGATTACGTTGCGCGCGGATCCTGCTTGATTAGTCGCCATATAGCGCGCAACGCGAGAGCTTTCGGAGTTTGAATCCTTTTTtgtccttctctttcttgaaTGATTATTCGGCTAGAATATCGGGGAGGGACGATCGCGACTCTTGAAACGAGAAATTATTATGCCGACGGTGGTTCTCCCCAGCTGAATCCTCTTTGCTCACGAAGGGATCAGCGCGCGCTCGTATACCGGACTTAACGCGACAGATTGACGATAAATTCTCGCTGCTGTTTAATCCCGCATTTTAAATACGAGAGGCTGGAAGACAAGACAGTTTTAAATTGGGAAACGTTCCAGCATACATCACGCGATCGCGAAATATCTCTCTGCAGATGCGTTATTGCCTCGGAACGatcagaaatttatataaattttactcaATTTTTGCAAGAAGCTCGATTCAAAATGACGCGAGTTGGGAATCGAGCGCTTCGATTAGCGAAGCAACCTATCTATCGTGTACACAAGTGGAATCGACAAAAATCATCAATGAAACATCGTCGTTGAGAAAATCCGttacttattataaaaaattaatttttattattcattataaaaatatgaatttcattatttcattatatttttctaattttattataaaaataaataaaaagaggaCGATCGTAAAATTGTGAAATTGTCACATGACCGAGATATCGCCGTTGTCGATCCTTGTAGTCGCGCTCCGAGGATTATTGTGCAACGATCGAATGGATCAGCGGGGATCTTGTCTCGCGGCTTGTCGCGCGCGCAAGGCACCAAAGAAGCGGATACACGAACGGGATCAGGTAGGAGAAAAATCCGAAATATCAGAGTGCAGGGACAGCTGTGCGGACTACGTCGTCGCGCTACGGCCGCGGATTATAGCGCTTGGACATTTGCTATTGCGAAAGCGTGCTCCAGCTCGAAGTGAATGGCGCTGAGCTACGTCAGGAACGTGGTAGCATGGAAAGAAAACAGCGCGCACTTTTACGCGATCGCTGATCGCCGATCGCGCGCCGGGCGACGGAATTGCCGCGAGAAACCGAGCGGGTTTCCAACGGAAAATCTAACGTAACAGTCATTTTCGAGTGTCCAACATATTTCAGACGAAAGTGGAGCACAAAACCCGACGAATATTACCGGTTTACTGGAAACGTTCGCTGCGGAACACGTCTGATACTCTGATATAGCGACAAGCATTGATCGATCTTACaatttttcactaataatgaattttattcgtttatttCTAAGGGATGTAATTGGAGGATGCAGTGATTAATGAATGGTGCAGAAATGATAAATGCCACGAGTGTCAAAATATTCATATCCCGGAAGCTAAATCCGtaaacttaaaattatttttatccaaAAAAAAGGTAATCTTGTTCAAAACAAATTGAGATACTGTAATTGCACAATATATGACAAcaacgaaaataatataataaaaatattgtttattcttattattattattgctcgtCTCATCATTGCTGCTTAGATTTATCGGCGCtcggaattattatttcaattctaCAACACAGCGTACACAATAACGAGTACGCGGTCAATGCGAATCTATGGCGAAATCATGCGATCTCTATCGAACCGCGCACGACAGTCAAAGGAAACGTCAACCGAGAATAGCAAAATTACGAAACACCAGAGATTCATGTAAGATCGGCGCCGAagggaaaaatgtttattactgcGAACGGGCGTGACGCTGGTGGCCATTTTCCGTGCAATTTCTTTAATTCATGTTAATGGTATGccattaaaatcttttacgGCGCTTACACGCAGAAAGTCGCTATTACGTGCGAATCGCAACGGTCGCACGCGCCTCCGTGCCTAATAATTCCATAGCAAATATGATACTTTACCCGCGAACATCTACATTATACGTCATGGGAATCCACCTATCGAGCTTCCAGATCTCCCAGCAGCGTGGTTGTACCCTTGTTGGGGTAAATTATCCGCGATTGAGTTTGTGTCCGCGATCGCCGGTCCGCTCTCAGAAACATCGAAATAAACCCTCCCTTCCAGCTCCCCTCCTGCCGTCGAATAATCGATGCACCTCACGCGTGTGTTTCCCCTCCGGAATAAGATTTATTCAAGTGCACGCGCGTACAAGTGAATCAGCGCGAAATACACCATTACTTAATCTCGATACGCGAAACGCGTGCAGCATAcaaaagatttaaatatttaaagaattcaAGACGATTCTCGATCGTGCCTCATTCCCGCATCAAGCATTCGAAGGTTCCACGTGGATTATTGCGGCGAATTTTTAAAGAGATAATCGCGATTTACAACGTCGATTGTTGACTTCGAAGTTAAAAAATTCGCGGACAGTGGAGAAGAATTTTCTAATGATTGTCGGTTCGGTGAAGCTCATCGAGCGATTGTAACGTGAATCAACGGTAATCCCGACTTCCTCAATTTCCCCCGCCCGTTTATTATTATGGAATTATTAGCcgtataaaaagagagagcaagaaagAAACCGTCCAGTTAAGCAGAGTTTCTTAATCGTGATTACTAGCTCAGCTTGTGCAATACATTTTGTGAGGAAATAGAAATATGCATAAACATCGCGTTCGTTAATAGATGCAACGGCTCTTTGCCGTCGcgtgttattaataaatccgTGAAATGTCGCAAACCATCACGACCTTACGCAAGATCTTACACATCTGCATTAATGAATCGCTGActcaataaatctgcattcaTTAGATCGGCAATGatgaatgatgatgatgaatgCGAAAACGATCTTTCGCTCgtttatgatataaaagatcataaatgatgatgatgatacgAAGACGATCTTTCActcatttatgatattatataagattataaatcgtatattaaaaataaaattaaataaaaattgatatatatatattgggtcattaagtatgaaactttacaaatgtaaaagcgccatctttaacatttgttatctcaaatttggcgccagacgtcagtatcaggttaggttagtgtgatagatgtatgttcgctcttcaaatgtcatatttgtttgttcaaatatcttcattggttttattggtggattcttttttatagaactatggaaaagtccaaaattcgtgtgatttatgaatatgagttccgccgtggaaccacagtgtcggagacagctcgtaatatcaacgctgtatttggtgaaggttcaactactaaagcaacggggcaattggttcaaaaaattcagagatggagatttcagcctcgctaatgagccacgtggaagaccaaagacgaaggtggataatgatcacttgagagccgtagtagagtccgatccatctcgaagtacacgtgaattggcatcgatattcaatgtttccatacccaccatattggttcatttagctgcaatcggtaagataaagaagttggacaaatgggtcccgcacgaattgaccgatgcgcagcaggcgcaacgtctagaggcttccctttctttgctttcccgtcacaaaaatgaatctttttttaatcgaattgtgacctgcgatgaaaagtggatactctacgacaatcgtaaacgctcacatcagtggttgaacgctgatgaaccaccgagacatcacgcgaaaccgaacattacacagaagaagcttatggtgactgtttggtggtccgggtcaggtgttatctactacaactttatgaaacctggtacatcgataacggctgaagtatattgcaagcaactggacgaaatgatgcaacaactcgctattaaacaaccgaaattggtcaatcggtcaatgccaatcttgttgcatgataatgctcgaccgcacactgcacgactgaccgtggcaaagctacgggagttggaattggaaactctccgtcatccaccatattcaccagatctatcacctaccgactatcacttcttccggaatttggacaacttgttggtgggaaaattgttcaattctcaacaggcagtcgaaacagccttccgcgacttcatcgattcccgtactcctggcttctatagtagaggcatagaccaactaccactaaaatggcagaagtgtgtagataacatgggcgcatacttcgattgaaaataaatcatgtccatgtgccaaaaaatgcaaaagtttatgttctatttgtaaagtttcatacttaatgacccaatatatgtatcaaatcatgtaaaatacttatataaagaaagagagagacttgTAAATATTTCGATCCTAAAATCGTCGATTACAACGAGAAAAATGTATTCCATTTCCTCAATATTACCGTCCCAAAAATATTCATCATTTGGCGAAATCGAACATGGCATCGCTCGGTTATTTATCCGATTTTCCAGCGCGATTTTCCGCGGCGAAGAACCGGCGTACATCCGCGCCTATATGCGAGACGCGTAAGCGGCAGTGAATAAAGCGACCGTGCCCCGGGTATACCAGTGACGTCATCCTCGCCGGATCCAAGATGGCGATCGCGTGTTCGCCAGGGCGAAATCGACAGCGGGCAGCGGCTGCGGCAGCACAGGACCGGTTTTCGAGGAGGCGGTACCACCGCTGCCACGTCGGTGTACCACGCCGGCATCGGCATCGGCTTGGCCGCCGCGCGCAATTTCGTCGTTTTGCGGCCCGAAAAGCCGAAGCTGCGAAACCGCACGTCGGCTCCCTGCCTACGCGGCTGCCGCATGCTCGCCCCCCTGCAATTTATACGGGGCTTCTGGCCACGTCCCTATAGAACAATGCGCACCAACCCGAAACGTATCGGCGGTAATCGATGATTAAAGGGCATCAACTTCCGAACTATTAAATTCCAAACAGCCTGCAAGAGTCAAGAGGAGACACCTTTCTGAGCGTTTTAAGAActgcaaaatgatttttagATTGACGCGACTCAAGTTGAAATTTTGTGAAACGGTGAATCTTACAATTGAACAAAAACTGCGatttcattttgcaattcCGAAGATTGCGCGAGCCAATGTCTTGGAATTTTTCCTCTGAATGAGCTCGATACAGACCGATCCGAGATACTCGTGCATAAAAAAGGGCATCCCATGTAAAAGAAATCGAAAGTAGGATCTCGTTCGGCTGGAACGGTGCATGGCGATTGTAAAACAGCGAAAAACGCAGCCGTTGCATTAGCCCTTTTTCCCCTCCCCTATGGTCTCTCGCTCGAAGAGAAGGCAACGCGATTGTACGCTTGGGGCGCCTTTACCACCGATAAAAATGACCGTCACGTGTTAACTTACGCATTCGCGATTTCGCGTCACTGACGTAAATTCCTCTCATCCCCGTAAATCGGCCGGTAAATCGAGCGAGACAGCATGCGTGTACGGATCCGATCGCGCGACGGGGAAACCGGAATTTCGTATAGAGCGAGTATAGAGTCGACCAGGGGTTTCCGGCGCCGGATCGGATCGCTCTCGATTACTCGTTCACGTCGCCGTAGCGAAATCTTCTCGTGCGACTAATTCGAAAATGGATACGCGCCCGTGAGAATATCCTTAGATGCGTATTAGCGGACTCCGGTCGCGATGGCACGCGCTCGTCTCGTAGCGctcttcttttaattaattactgaaattaaatatatatatatatttttttct encodes the following:
- the LOC113562030 gene encoding histone-lysine N-methyltransferase SETMAR-like, which gives rise to KFRDGDFSLANEPRGRPKTKVDNDHLRAVVESDPSRSTRELASIFNVSIPTILVHLAAIGKIKKLDKWVPHELTDAQQAQRLEASLSLLSRHKNESFFNRIVTCDEKWILYDN